Below is a genomic region from Spongiibacter nanhainus.
CAAGGGCATACAGGAATCGGGGCAAGGTGGTTTGGCGCGCCTTTTTCAGGGCTGCAACCAAGTTCTCCGCCGATTTTTTACCCATCCGCTCCAGCTCAGCCAGAGTGTCGGCGCTGAGCGTAAACAGATCAGCGGCAGAATGGATCAATTCCCGCTCGACCAGTTGATCTACTAATTTGTCGCCGAGTCCATCGACATCCATGGCCTTGCGGGAGGCAAAGTGCTTGATGCCCTCCTTGCGCTGGGCGGCACAAATCAGCCCGCCCGTGCAACGCAACACCGCTTCACCCGGCGCTCTCTCCAACTCGCTGTCACAAATCGGGCAGCGACTGGGGGCGACTATAGCCCGAGTGGTATCAGAACGACGGGCCTCCACGACTTGAACAATCTGCGGAATCACATCCCCGGCCCGTCGCACCACCACCTGGTCGCCGATTTCTACTCCAAGGCGCTCAATCTCATCGAAATTGTGGAGGGTGGCATTACTCACTGTCACGCCCCCCACAAAGACCGGTTCCAACTTGGCCACCGGCGTAACGGCACCGGTTCGCCCGACCTGGAATTCCACATCCCGCAGTGTCGTCACTTCTTCCTGAGCGGGAAATTTGTAGGCGATGGCCCAGCGCGGCGCCCTGGACACAAAGCCCAGCTGGTCCTGTTTATCCAGCTCATTCACCTTGAAGACCACGCCATCGATGTCGTAGGGCAGCTGGTCTCGCTTACCAAGCAGCTGTTGGTGATAGTCGAGGCAGCCCTCGATATCCGCCACTACCGCCATTTCGGGATTGATCAAGAAGCCCCACTCTGCCAGCATTTGGAGGCCCTGACTGTGGCTTCCAAACTGTCGCTGCTCGCCGTCACCGGCAATGCCGTAGCAGCACATTTCAAGGGGGCGCTTTGCGGTGAGACGGCTGTCTAATTGGCGGAGACTGCCCGCGGCAGCATTGCGTGGATTCACGAAGGTTTTGGTGCCATTTTCTCTGGCATCGGCGTTAAGGCGCTCAAAGCCTGCCTTGGTCATATAAATCTCGCCGCGCACTTCCAACTCGGCGGGCCAATCGCTGCCGCGCAATTTTAGCGGTACCGACGCGACCGTTTTCACATTCTGGGTGATGTCCTCACCACTGCGGCCATCGCCCCGGGTGGCCCCTCGCACCAGAATGCCATCGACATAGAGTAGGCTGACCGCAATACCATCCAGCTTGGGCTCGCAGGCATAGTGATACGCGCTGTCTTCGCCCAGGCGCTGACGCACACGGCGGTCAAAGTCCCGCATCTCCTCCTCACTGAAGGCATTGTCCAGGGACAGCATCGGCGTTTCGTGGCGTACTTCTTTAAAGGCGGACAGTGGTTCAGCGCCCACACGTTGGCTCGGTGAGTCGTCGCTGCGCCATTCTGGATGGGCATTCTCGATCTCGATCAGCTCCCGAAACAGCCGATCGTATTCAGCATCTGGCAAAGAGGGTGCGTCGAGAACGTAGTATTCGTAATTGCAGCGGTGCAGCTGCTCCTTGATCTCGTTGAGGCGATCGCGGATGTTTTTATCTGACATTGATTCTTCTTGGGATCAAGTGGGCAGCCCCCGCTGTCCCCCTCCGGGGACAGTGCTGAGCTTTACATCAGTGTGAGCTGGCGGCGCTCAAAATCGCGGATGCGCTGCTTATAGTGTTCCAGCGTCTGCTTGGTCGCCACGCTGTGGGTCTGGTCACGCAGCTCACCGCCGAGGTTTTTAACCAGGCAGCGCGCGGTTTCCACCATGGCATCAAAGGCTTTCACACTGTCTTCGGGACCGGGCAGGTTCATAAAGAACAACAAACCCGGCGTGGTGAAATCATCCATCGCGTCCAGGTCAAAATAACCCGGCTCGACGAGGTTAGCCACGCTGAATTGCTCGGCGCCGGTGCCATCGGTCTTCTCATGGCGGTGAAAGATGTTCATACGGCCAAAGCGCACATCACAGGCCAACAATACTTGCAGCACATCGGGGCCACTGTAGGGCGTATCGTCGGGAGCCATAACATTGAGGACGATCAGTTCCTGTGGACCGTTGTCTGCGGTGGACTCTGGGCTGCGACCGCCCGTTTTATTACTACTGGCGGTGGAGCCTTGACCATAGGAGCTTTGACCATAGGAAGTTTGGCTACGGGAACTTTGCGAATGAGTACGCGATGCTGTGCTTGGCTCTACATCCCCCACCCGATCCTCTACTGAGGCTGTAATAGTGGCTCTGGAGTCCCCTTCATCATCTTCTAGGTCGGGGGCAACCGCGCGGTCTTGCCGGGCTCTGCGACCGTACTCCACCTCGGGATCCTGGAACAAAATATCGTCGTCAAGGGAGTCGGACACCGGTTGCTGACGGGGCTCTTGCTCGGTGGTCACCTGTTCTGTGGCGGATTCCTCGGAAAGGGCTTTGTCAGTCTCACGCGGCTCAACAGGGGGCTGCTCAGATTCGCCACGGGGCGAGGCGTGTTTCACATGGAGGCTGGGCTCCTCCCGCACAGCCACAACACGGGCGGCACCCGGCAGTTCGGGGTTAGTCAGTTCATCCTCGGCCTCGCGACGTCGCTTCGCGGCCAGTCGGATGGTATCGCCCCGCTCTTTGCGCATACGGCGGAACCCGTCCAGCAGCACTGCCACCGCCAGCAGTACGCCGATAATAATCATCCAATCTCTGACGCTGAGATCCATTAAATCGACCCTTTGTCTGCCGCCCCGTGCGGCCCATATTTTTGTTGAACCCCGGATCAGTATTTGTGGTCTAAATACGTTTGTCCGGCTTTATCTGTATGGGATTCGAGTGCGTTTTGCCCGTATTGTTCCACGCACCCCAGCAAATATCTACACCTGCCTTGCCGCTGAAAAGCGTTATGAGGCGGCCATCTCCGCCGCTTTTTCGAGATCCACAGACACCAGTCGAGAGGCCCCTGGCTCATGCATGGTGACCCCCATCAACTGATCTGCCATTTCCATGGTGATCTTGTTGTGGCTGATGAAGATAAACTGCACCTCTGACGACATCTCTTTAACCATGCGGGAGTAGCGGCCCACGTTGGCATCGTCCAGGGGCGCATCCACCTCGTCCAGCATACAAAACGGCGCCGGATTGAGACGGAAGATGGAAAATACCAAGGCAATGGCGGTCAGGGCTTTCTCGCCCCCTGAAAGCAGATGAATGGTGCTATTTCGCTTACCGGGCGGCCTCGCCATGATCGAAATACCGGTACTGAGCAGGTCATCACCGGTCATTTCCAGGTACGCGCTACCACCGCCGAATACCCGGGGAAACAGTTCCTGCAAACCGTTGTTCACCCGGTCAAAGGTTTCTTTAAAACGGTTACGGGTTTCCTTGTCGATACGCCGAATGGCCGCCTCCAGGGTCTCCAGTGCGTCTTCGAGATCGCTGTTTTGGGTGTCCAAATAGTTCTTGCGCTCAGACTGCTGCTTGTATTCCTCAATGGCCGCCAGGTTGATAGCGCCCAGGCGCTCAATCCGCCGGCTGACCTGCTGCAGCTGATCGTTCCAGGCGGACTCGTTGGCCTCACCGGGCAGTGATTCCAACACCGATTCCAGATCAAATTGTGCTTCGTGTAATTGGTCCTGAAGGCCCTTGCGACGCACTTGCAGGCCCTGACTGTCAACTCGGGCCTGCTCCAGTTTGCCTGCCACCGTTTGCAGGCGCTGTTCGATGCCGTGACGCTGCTGTTCGTGCTCTCGCAATTGCTGGTCGAGTGTTTCCAGGTGTTTCCTGGCCTCACCCAATTCTTCTTCCACCTTGAGGCGATCCGCCAACAAGGTTTCCAATTCCAGTTTGGTCTCTTCGATAGGCTCGTCGTTATCCCCCAGTGAATCCTTGAGTTGGGCCTGACGCTGGGCCATTTGCGTCATCTGGTCCTGGGTGCGGGCAATATTCTGTTGCGCAGCATCGCGCTGGGTTTGCAGGGATTGCAGGCGCATCGCCAGCTGGTGAGCGTGGTCTTTGCCCTGCCGGGCTTTTTGTCGGGCAGCATCCAGCACGCCGCGGCTGCCGTCGCGCTCACTGAGCAGTGTTTCCCGCTGCTCGGCGTCCTGTTCCATGGTTTCGATGGCTTCCTGCAGCACCATGCGGGATTCTGCCAGAGACTCCTGCTCAGTCTCGTACTGCTTACGCAGCTCCGCCATATCGTTGTCCAGGCTTTGCCGCCGCTCCCCGATCTGCTCGATCCGGGCCTGCTGTGCGCTCAATTTGGACTGCAATTCGCTGGATTGACGGTTGTACTGCTGCAACTCGCTCTGTAGCTCCTCGCGACGTTGCTCCTGCTGTTTTTGGCGGTCCCGCAAGTCCTGTAGTTGGGCCTGCCGGGCCTCAACCCGCTCTTCTAACTGGGCGATGCTGTCCCGCAACTGCTCCAGTTCTTCCTGGCGCTGCAGCACCCCGGCTTGGGCGGAATCGCCACGGCTGACCCGCAACCAGTTTCTACCCAACCAGATCCCGTCCGGAGTGACCACCGATTCATGACCGGCCAGCTGCCCCCGCATAGCCAGGGCGCTGGGTAGATCGTCAGCCACCCTGACGGTCTCCAGCACGGCGGTCAGGGCACTGTCGCCAGACACTTTGGCGGCCAGTGTCTGGGCCTGCGCTGCCGTGGCGGCTGAGCTGGGCTCAACAAAGTTGAGAGTCCCCTGCTCAAGCTCCGCCACCAGCGCCGACATGGCGGCCAGATCGTCCACACACAGGGCCTGAAGCTGCTCCCCCAGTACCGCTTCCACGGCCTGGCGCCAGCCCTCGTCTACCTGCAGGGTTTCTGCAGCCCGGCGCACCGACTGCAAGTTGTGTTGCTCCAACAGCTGGGACAACTGCTTGTCGCCTTCACCTAAGGCCGCTTGCTGCAGTGCCTCCAGTGACGCCATGCGTCCGCGCTGGCGCTGCAGTTCACTGCGGTCGGTATCCAGCTCATCGCTTTGCTCCCGCAATGTGTCCCGGGTTTCACTGATTTGCGCTTGAATTTCGTCCAGTTGGGCTTGCTGCGCTTCGAGTTGCAACTCCAGCTCGGCCGCCTGTTCCTGCAGCATGGCAATATCGTCATCCACGTCGCCTACGCTCAGGGCGCGACGCTCCTGATCCGCCTTTTGCAGGCGCTCTTGCAAACGCTGCATGCTCAATTCCAGATGCTGTATCCGGGACTGCTCCACCTCTGCTTTCTGGCGAGGTCCTGCGGCGCGCTGGTTAAACTCGTCCCACTTGGACTGCCAGTTTTGCATGCTCTCTTCCGCCACCATCAATGCTTCGGCGGCGCTTTCTTCTTCGGCATTGGCCAGCTCGGCCTCGGGTTCCAGCTCCAGTAGCTCTTCCTCCCACAACGCCACCTTCTCCCGATCTGCCTCCAGGTGATGCTGGGTGTCTCTGATAGATTCTTCCAACTGTTTCAGGTCGGCATCCAATTGGCGGCGCCGTTCTTGCTGGTGCTGGATGGCCTGCTCGGCCCGGGCGATATCGGCACCGATACTGTAGTAGCGGCCCTGCACTTCATTGAAGGTATCGTTGGCCTGGCTGTGTTGATCCCGAGCCTGCTCAACCCGAGTACCCAGGGAGACCTGCTCGGTTACCACTGCCTCCCGCTCCAATTCCAGCTCGGTAATAACCGATTGGCGGGCCTCGACCTGATCGCTCAGGGCCTTCCACTGCAATACTTGTAGTTGGGCTTTCAGCAGGCGCTCTTCTTTCTTGAGCTCGGTGTATTTCTCAGCGGCTGCCGCTTGGCGCTGCAAGTGTTGAAGTTGCCGTTCCAGCTCGTCACGCAGGTCGGTCAGGCGTTCGAGGTTTTCCAGGGTCCTGCGCATGCGGTTTTCGGTTTCCCGGCGCCGCTCCTTGTACTTGGAAATGCCCGCCGCTTCCTCGATAAAGATCCGCAGCTCTTCCGGCTTGGATTCTATCAAGCGGGAGATCATGCCCTGCTCGATAATGGCGTAGCTGCGGGGCCCCAGCCCGGTACCTAAAAAGATATCGGTGATATCCCGGCGGCGGCATTTGGTGCCGTTGAGGTAGTACTCCGACTGCCCTTCCCGGGTGACTTTGCGGCGCACGGCTATTTCAGTGAAGCGGGCATACTCGCCCCCCAGCTTGCCGGCGCTGTTGTCGAATACCAGCTCAATGGAGGCCTGACCCACCGGCTTGCGATTGACCGAGCCATTAAAGATGACGTCGGTCATCGACTCGCCACGCAAGTTCTTGGCGGAGCTTTCTCCCATTACCCAGCGCACAGCGTCGATAATATTGGACTTGCCGCAGCCGTTGGGGCCCACCACCGCAGTGAGGTTAGTGGGAAAATTGACCGTGGTGGGGTCGACAAAAGACTTGAACCCCGCCAGTTTAATGCTCTTCAGACGCATAATAGAAATAACCGATAACTGGCTGCCGCCAAAGGGTTTGTTAGACGATTAGCGCGAGTGAAAAGGCCTCGCGCCCCGGGGCGACAGCGTAAGCGCAAAGGCGGATTATAGCGCCCGAGGCCGCCACTGCCAGTAGCTGGGCGGAGAAATTAGTCGCCAGTGCGGTAACGGCGGTCCAGTTTGAGCTCTATAGCCCCATCGGGCGTGGCATTGGGGTCGATAGCGATCGCCTCAGAGGTCCAGTCACCGTCCTGGCGCATTGCCGTGCCAGCCCGGCTAATGTGGGCAGACAGGGTCAGCGACGAGAAGTCGGCCAGGCCCTGCCCTTGCCTGATAACATCCAAGTCTGTCAGCCAAAGATTCTGCGGCCAGTCTGGCTTGTTCAGGGGTTGTCGCAGCGCTGCCACCGGCATGGGGTTGCCGTCTGCCGATTTGGCCACCACAAACAGCACGCCTGCCGGCGCCTGCCCCAGTGAGGCATCCACCGAGACAGAAATGTTCAGCCCGGCCAAATCACCGGCGGCAATCGCCCGGGATTTGGCCTCTGCCATCCCTGAGGCAATCACACTCGCCTCCGCCGATTGGGGCGGCAATTGCCGGGACAGGCGGCTCCAAGAATCCAGCGCGGCCAGATAATCGCCGCGGGCAAAGGCATCGATACCGTAAACCCCCAGCGCGGTGCCCTGATTGGGGTCGATACCAAGCGCCCTATCCAGCAAATCGCGGATGTCTTTATTCAAGCGACGGTTATTGGCCAAATAGCGGGCCTGGGCTAGTTGGGCAATGACATTGGGATCCTTGGGATACAGATCCAACAGGCGCTCATAGTAGGGAATCGCCGCAGCGTAATCGCCCTGCTGACGGCGAATGCCCGCCATCATCACCAGCAACTCGGGATTGTCTGGCCGCTGAGCCAGGACACCATCCACGCGTTCCACCATTTCCGCCATCAGCGCCGGATCAAACTCACCGCGCTCAATCATGGTTTGCTGCAGGTCCTTCAGACCCAGTTCGCGATGGTAGCCAAGTTGCCAGTACAGTACGCCGGCAATCAGCGGAATCATCACAATAGCAAGCCAAATCAGCGCTGTGCCGCGACCACTGGCCTTGTTTTGCAAGTTCTGCGAGATTTTGGGCCCTCCCTCAGAGACCATCTGGTAATCCAGTTCCCGGCACAGCTCAAAAAACTGACTCTGATCCAGCACCCCGGCGTCCAGATCGCGTTGTAACTCAGCCCGGCGCAGTCGATAGAAATCCCGCTGAGCCTCACTGTAGGGCTCGCTGCCAGAATCCAGCACGGCTTCGCTGTTATTGGCTTTACGGGACAGCAGCGTCGTCAGCAAAATAGCCAACGCCATCAAAACCAGCATTCCCAGTCCTAAAAATAAGGGCATCACGGCTCTCCCCGTCCGGAACTGGCACCTTGGCTATCGTCACCATCGAGCAGTTCATTGAGCTGCCGCCGCTGAGCCGCATCCAGTTCTGGCGGCGCATTCCGGGCCCGGCGGTTTTTGGCCGCCATCCGCCACCACACCAGTACACCGATGGCTAACATTGCCACCGGTGCCAACCACAATGCCGCGGTGGCAGCCTGAAACCGGGGGCGATAGAGAATAAATTCACCGTAGCGGTCCACCATGTACTGGGTAATTTCGGTATCCGACTTACCGTCCATGATCATCCGATGCAGCTGTCGGCGCAGATCCTGGGCAATTGCCGAATCGGAGCCGGACAAATTCTGGTTCTGGCATTTGGGGCAGCGCAATTCCTCCACGTAATGGTGGTAGCGCTTGCGCTGCAATTCGGTGTCAAAATCGTAGGTTTCGATGACCGCCCACAGCGCGGGGGCCCACACCGACATTGCCATTATTAGGCTCCGTATCAACGCTGTCATTGCACCGCCCCCTTGGACTGATACTGGTTGTAGAGCTGGGCGAATTCACTTTCCCATACCTTGGCATCCAGTGCGCCCTGATAGCGGAAGCGCACTACGCCCTGGGCATCCACGAGGTAGGTCTCAGGCGCCCCGGTGACCCCGAGGTCCAGACCCAGCGTGCCCTCTGGATCAAAGATAGTCAGGGTGTAGGGGTCGCCCTTATCCTCCAGCCACTTTATCGCCGCCGGCTTTCCGTCTTTGTAATCAACGCCGACAATGTTGACGCCACGCTGTGCCAGCTCCACCAGAAACGGATGTTCATAGTGGCAGGTAGGACACCACGTCGCCCACACATTGAGCAGAAAAACATCTCCCAGCAGCTGGTCTTTGCGGATCGGCTCCCCTTTTAGCGTTGTCAGGGAGAACTCCGGCAAGGGGCGGTCAAGCAGTGCCGAGGGCAGCGCGGTCGGGCTGTAGTCCCCGGTTTGCACGCGGCGCTCCACCAGGAAAAACACCACCGCCAACACGGCGAAGATAATCAGAGGAATAAAGAGTTTAACCCGCTGCATGACTGGCCCCCTGTTTACTGTTGCTGCCTGTCCGCCGCCCGGCATTGGGGCGGTAGCGTTTGTCGCTCATGGCCAATAGGGCCCCCAGTGCCATCAGCGCTCCGC
It encodes:
- the ligA gene encoding NAD-dependent DNA ligase LigA, translated to MSDKNIRDRLNEIKEQLHRCNYEYYVLDAPSLPDAEYDRLFRELIEIENAHPEWRSDDSPSQRVGAEPLSAFKEVRHETPMLSLDNAFSEEEMRDFDRRVRQRLGEDSAYHYACEPKLDGIAVSLLYVDGILVRGATRGDGRSGEDITQNVKTVASVPLKLRGSDWPAELEVRGEIYMTKAGFERLNADARENGTKTFVNPRNAAAGSLRQLDSRLTAKRPLEMCCYGIAGDGEQRQFGSHSQGLQMLAEWGFLINPEMAVVADIEGCLDYHQQLLGKRDQLPYDIDGVVFKVNELDKQDQLGFVSRAPRWAIAYKFPAQEEVTTLRDVEFQVGRTGAVTPVAKLEPVFVGGVTVSNATLHNFDEIERLGVEIGDQVVVRRAGDVIPQIVQVVEARRSDTTRAIVAPSRCPICDSELERAPGEAVLRCTGGLICAAQRKEGIKHFASRKAMDVDGLGDKLVDQLVERELIHSAADLFTLSADTLAELERMGKKSAENLVAALKKARQTTLPRFLYALGIREVGEATARNLAKHFGTLEALMAAEREALEEVEDVGPIVASHVHAFFGSDHNREVIEQLQSVGVNWPQVKAEQGGEQPLAGQTWVLTGNLDAMTRSEAKERLEALGAKVTGSVSAKTDCVAAGSNAGSKLTKAQSLGVKVVDEQGLLALLQGES
- the zipA gene encoding cell division protein ZipA — protein: MDLSVRDWMIIIGVLLAVAVLLDGFRRMRKERGDTIRLAAKRRREAEDELTNPELPGAARVVAVREEPSLHVKHASPRGESEQPPVEPRETDKALSEESATEQVTTEQEPRQQPVSDSLDDDILFQDPEVEYGRRARQDRAVAPDLEDDEGDSRATITASVEDRVGDVEPSTASRTHSQSSRSQTSYGQSSYGQGSTASSNKTGGRSPESTADNGPQELIVLNVMAPDDTPYSGPDVLQVLLACDVRFGRMNIFHRHEKTDGTGAEQFSVANLVEPGYFDLDAMDDFTTPGLLFFMNLPGPEDSVKAFDAMVETARCLVKNLGGELRDQTHSVATKQTLEHYKQRIRDFERRQLTLM
- the smc gene encoding chromosome segregation protein SMC, which produces MRLKSIKLAGFKSFVDPTTVNFPTNLTAVVGPNGCGKSNIIDAVRWVMGESSAKNLRGESMTDVIFNGSVNRKPVGQASIELVFDNSAGKLGGEYARFTEIAVRRKVTREGQSEYYLNGTKCRRRDITDIFLGTGLGPRSYAIIEQGMISRLIESKPEELRIFIEEAAGISKYKERRRETENRMRRTLENLERLTDLRDELERQLQHLQRQAAAAEKYTELKKEERLLKAQLQVLQWKALSDQVEARQSVITELELEREAVVTEQVSLGTRVEQARDQHSQANDTFNEVQGRYYSIGADIARAEQAIQHQQERRRQLDADLKQLEESIRDTQHHLEADREKVALWEEELLELEPEAELANAEEESAAEALMVAEESMQNWQSKWDEFNQRAAGPRQKAEVEQSRIQHLELSMQRLQERLQKADQERRALSVGDVDDDIAMLQEQAAELELQLEAQQAQLDEIQAQISETRDTLREQSDELDTDRSELQRQRGRMASLEALQQAALGEGDKQLSQLLEQHNLQSVRRAAETLQVDEGWRQAVEAVLGEQLQALCVDDLAAMSALVAELEQGTLNFVEPSSAATAAQAQTLAAKVSGDSALTAVLETVRVADDLPSALAMRGQLAGHESVVTPDGIWLGRNWLRVSRGDSAQAGVLQRQEELEQLRDSIAQLEERVEARQAQLQDLRDRQKQQEQRREELQSELQQYNRQSSELQSKLSAQQARIEQIGERRQSLDNDMAELRKQYETEQESLAESRMVLQEAIETMEQDAEQRETLLSERDGSRGVLDAARQKARQGKDHAHQLAMRLQSLQTQRDAAQQNIARTQDQMTQMAQRQAQLKDSLGDNDEPIEETKLELETLLADRLKVEEELGEARKHLETLDQQLREHEQQRHGIEQRLQTVAGKLEQARVDSQGLQVRRKGLQDQLHEAQFDLESVLESLPGEANESAWNDQLQQVSRRIERLGAINLAAIEEYKQQSERKNYLDTQNSDLEDALETLEAAIRRIDKETRNRFKETFDRVNNGLQELFPRVFGGGSAYLEMTGDDLLSTGISIMARPPGKRNSTIHLLSGGEKALTAIALVFSIFRLNPAPFCMLDEVDAPLDDANVGRYSRMVKEMSSEVQFIFISHNKITMEMADQLMGVTMHEPGASRLVSVDLEKAAEMAAS
- the ccmI gene encoding c-type cytochrome biogenesis protein CcmI gives rise to the protein MPLFLGLGMLVLMALAILLTTLLSRKANNSEAVLDSGSEPYSEAQRDFYRLRRAELQRDLDAGVLDQSQFFELCRELDYQMVSEGGPKISQNLQNKASGRGTALIWLAIVMIPLIAGVLYWQLGYHRELGLKDLQQTMIERGEFDPALMAEMVERVDGVLAQRPDNPELLVMMAGIRRQQGDYAAAIPYYERLLDLYPKDPNVIAQLAQARYLANNRRLNKDIRDLLDRALGIDPNQGTALGVYGIDAFARGDYLAALDSWSRLSRQLPPQSAEASVIASGMAEAKSRAIAAGDLAGLNISVSVDASLGQAPAGVLFVVAKSADGNPMPVAALRQPLNKPDWPQNLWLTDLDVIRQGQGLADFSSLTLSAHISRAGTAMRQDGDWTSEAIAIDPNATPDGAIELKLDRRYRTGD
- a CDS encoding cytochrome c-type biogenesis protein, which gives rise to MAMSVWAPALWAVIETYDFDTELQRKRYHHYVEELRCPKCQNQNLSGSDSAIAQDLRRQLHRMIMDGKSDTEITQYMVDRYGEFILYRPRFQAATAALWLAPVAMLAIGVLVWWRMAAKNRRARNAPPELDAAQRRQLNELLDGDDSQGASSGRGEP
- a CDS encoding DsbE family thiol:disulfide interchange protein — encoded protein: MQRVKLFIPLIIFAVLAVVFFLVERRVQTGDYSPTALPSALLDRPLPEFSLTTLKGEPIRKDQLLGDVFLLNVWATWCPTCHYEHPFLVELAQRGVNIVGVDYKDGKPAAIKWLEDKGDPYTLTIFDPEGTLGLDLGVTGAPETYLVDAQGVVRFRYQGALDAKVWESEFAQLYNQYQSKGAVQ